One stretch of Hymenobacter chitinivorans DSM 11115 DNA includes these proteins:
- a CDS encoding (R)-mandelonitrile lyase produces MKRIALAAATLAVGLGLANFAQPTSQSSAPPQAAPAAGSIFPKGERGPAQTFTGTVYVYPLVRDEPAFNCVSSSVTFEPGARSHWHTHPAGQILMVTAGVGYYQEKGQPIRLLRQGDVVKAQPGVDHWHGASPQQSLTHIALNVNTEKGVVSWGRAVTEQEYNSYKWRGGNNPHWAGRHFLPDENETPAPGSCYRLSPTAPADPGATLPDA; encoded by the coding sequence ATGAAGCGTATTGCACTGGCTGCGGCCACCCTGGCCGTGGGCTTGGGCCTGGCCAATTTTGCCCAGCCTACGTCCCAATCGTCGGCTCCACCCCAGGCCGCCCCGGCGGCCGGCTCCATCTTTCCGAAGGGGGAGCGGGGCCCGGCCCAGACTTTTACCGGCACGGTGTACGTCTACCCCCTGGTCCGAGACGAGCCGGCCTTTAACTGCGTGAGCAGTAGCGTCACGTTCGAGCCCGGAGCCCGCTCCCACTGGCATACCCACCCGGCCGGCCAGATTCTGATGGTCACGGCCGGGGTGGGCTACTACCAGGAAAAAGGCCAGCCCATCCGGCTCCTGCGGCAGGGCGACGTGGTGAAGGCCCAGCCCGGCGTAGACCATTGGCACGGCGCCTCGCCCCAGCAGAGCCTAACTCATATTGCCCTCAACGTCAACACCGAAAAGGGCGTGGTGAGCTGGGGCCGGGCCGTCACCGAGCAGGAATACAACAGCTATAAGTGGCGCGGCGGCAACAACCCGCACTGGGCGGGGCGCCATTTTCTTCCCGACGAAAATGAAACCCCAGCTCCCGGCAGCTGTTATAGGCTCTCACCAACGGCGCCGGCTGACCCAGGCGCCACGCTACCCGATGCCTGA
- a CDS encoding helix-turn-helix domain-containing protein — MPDARIAPSTATYPAVHDVDLVTMREARCGMGNFNRHDLFKVVLVMEGANELHYATRSFVIDRPALVFTNRLIPYAWETIGQAEQQGHICCFSEAFLHSAMRGVSLKDTVLYKADGNPVYFLDAEQLRYFTDAFTRMRRDLASDYAHRDDLLRNQLSIIIHEAARLQPASAQHAPANAAERITSLFMNLLEVQFPVTAQGREPVLKSPGDYADRLAVHVNHLNAMVREVTGKPTSAHINERLVTEAKLLLAHTAWSVSDIAYSLGFEYPTYFNSFFKKHTAATPLTFRRTAVVAV; from the coding sequence ATGCCTGACGCCCGAATTGCCCCTTCCACCGCAACGTATCCGGCCGTCCACGACGTAGACCTGGTAACCATGCGGGAAGCCCGCTGCGGCATGGGCAACTTCAACCGCCACGACCTGTTCAAGGTGGTGCTGGTGATGGAAGGCGCCAACGAGCTGCACTACGCCACCCGCAGCTTCGTTATTGACCGGCCCGCGCTGGTGTTTACCAACCGCCTGATTCCCTACGCCTGGGAAACCATCGGGCAGGCCGAGCAGCAGGGCCACATCTGCTGCTTTTCCGAGGCCTTCCTGCACTCGGCCATGCGGGGCGTGAGCCTCAAAGACACGGTGCTCTACAAAGCCGACGGCAACCCAGTGTACTTTCTCGACGCCGAGCAGCTGCGCTACTTCACCGACGCCTTCACCCGCATGCGCCGCGACCTGGCCTCGGACTACGCCCACCGGGATGATTTGCTGCGCAACCAGCTCTCCATTATTATCCACGAAGCGGCCCGCCTGCAGCCGGCCTCGGCCCAGCACGCCCCGGCCAATGCCGCCGAGCGGATTACCTCCCTGTTTATGAACCTGCTGGAAGTGCAGTTTCCCGTGACGGCCCAGGGGCGGGAGCCGGTGCTCAAAAGCCCCGGCGACTACGCCGACCGCCTGGCCGTGCACGTCAACCACCTCAACGCCATGGTGCGGGAAGTAACCGGCAAACCGACCTCGGCCCACATCAACGAGCGGCTCGTAACCGAGGCCAAGCTGCTGCTGGCCCACACCGCCTGGAGCGTGAGTGACATTGCCTATAGCCTGGGCTTCGAGTACCCGACCTACTTCAACAGCTTCTTTAAAAAGCATACTGCCGCCACCCCGCTGACCTTCCGCCGCACGGCCGTCGTGGCCGTATAA
- a CDS encoding SDR family oxidoreductase, whose translation MKTALITGANKSIGFETARQLLQLGYHVYLGSRDLQKGQQAADQLQAEGHAAVTALQIDVTDPASIAAARTELGQHTRVLDVLINNAGISGGMPQPTLTTAVSVVKEVFETNVFGVMEVTQAFLDLLRESAAPRIVNVTSGLGSLTLHTDPTWKYYPVKGAAYMPSKAALNAYTIMLAYELRDTSFKVNAVDPGYTATDFNHHSGPGSVPDAAARVVKAALLGPDGPTSQFFSDDNAPETGISPW comes from the coding sequence ATGAAAACCGCTCTGATTACCGGCGCCAACAAAAGCATCGGCTTCGAAACCGCCCGCCAGCTGCTCCAGCTCGGCTACCACGTGTACCTGGGCAGCCGCGACCTGCAAAAAGGCCAGCAGGCCGCCGACCAACTGCAAGCCGAAGGCCACGCCGCGGTGACGGCCCTGCAAATTGACGTCACCGACCCCGCCTCCATTGCCGCTGCCCGCACCGAGCTGGGCCAGCACACCCGCGTCCTGGACGTACTCATCAACAACGCCGGCATCAGTGGGGGCATGCCCCAGCCGACCCTGACCACCGCCGTCAGCGTGGTGAAGGAGGTGTTCGAAACCAACGTGTTTGGGGTTATGGAAGTCACCCAGGCCTTTCTGGACTTGCTGCGCGAGTCGGCCGCGCCCCGCATCGTCAACGTCACCTCGGGCCTGGGCTCCCTGACCCTGCACACCGACCCGACCTGGAAGTATTACCCGGTAAAGGGCGCGGCCTACATGCCTTCAAAAGCGGCCCTGAACGCCTACACCATCATGCTGGCCTACGAGCTGCGCGACACCAGCTTCAAGGTCAACGCCGTGGACCCGGGCTACACCGCCACCGACTTCAACCACCACAGCGGCCCGGGCTCGGTGCCGGATGCTGCCGCCCGCGTGGTAAAGGCCGCCCTGCTGGGTCCCGACGGCCCCACCAGCCAGTTTTTCAGCGACGACAACGCCCCCGAAACCGGCATCAGCCCCTGGTAA
- a CDS encoding sulfurtransferase, giving the protein MQPLISAPELRQRQASETLVLLDARSGPEARARYQAAHLPGALFVDLEQDLARPTADAAQGGRHPLPPVKDFAHLLGCLGITPETPVVVYDDKSGANAAARTWWMLRSAGHAAVQVLDGGLPAALAAGFEPTAAAEQANPVAPYPVTGWQLPLAPTDKVREASETGSALIIDVREAPRYRGETEPIDLVAGHIPGAVNVPFAGNLDEAGRYLPAAELRQKYEQVLSARTPEQVIVHCGSGVTACHTLLAFDQAGLPIPRLYVGSWSEWSRNDFPQATGEE; this is encoded by the coding sequence ATGCAGCCCCTGATTTCTGCCCCCGAACTCCGCCAGCGCCAGGCTTCCGAAACTCTTGTTCTGCTCGATGCCCGCTCGGGGCCCGAGGCCCGGGCCCGCTACCAGGCGGCCCACCTGCCCGGTGCCCTGTTCGTGGATCTGGAGCAGGACCTGGCCCGGCCCACCGCCGATGCGGCCCAGGGCGGCCGGCATCCGCTGCCCCCGGTCAAGGACTTTGCCCACCTGCTGGGCTGCCTGGGCATTACGCCCGAGACGCCCGTGGTGGTGTACGACGATAAAAGCGGGGCCAACGCCGCGGCCCGCACCTGGTGGATGCTGCGCAGCGCCGGCCACGCGGCCGTGCAGGTGCTGGATGGGGGCCTGCCCGCCGCCCTGGCCGCCGGCTTCGAACCTACCGCTGCTGCCGAGCAGGCCAACCCCGTGGCGCCCTACCCGGTCACGGGTTGGCAGCTGCCGCTGGCGCCCACCGATAAAGTCCGGGAAGCTTCCGAAACCGGCTCGGCCCTGATTATCGACGTGCGCGAGGCCCCGCGCTACCGCGGCGAAACCGAGCCCATCGACTTGGTGGCCGGCCACATTCCCGGGGCCGTCAACGTGCCTTTCGCCGGCAACCTTGACGAAGCGGGGCGGTACTTGCCCGCGGCCGAGCTGCGCCAGAAATACGAACAGGTACTGAGTGCCCGCACCCCGGAGCAGGTCATTGTGCACTGCGGCTCGGGCGTCACGGCCTGCCACACTCTGCTGGCCTTCGACCAGGCCGGCCTGCCCATTCCCCGCCTCTACGTGGGCTCCTGGAGCGAATGGTCCCGCAACGACTTCCCCCAAGCCACCGGAGAGGAGTAG
- a CDS encoding MOSC domain-containing protein: MAFPFFGDDKSKIAQMLATLPQQGRVEWIGIRPVRREPLVSVPEVEVLTDARLQGDHARVKTGGKRQVTLVQHEHLMAVAGFLGQPTPVDPGRLRRNLVVSGLNLLALKNRRVQFGEEVILEITGECHPCSRMEEELGPGGYNAMRGHGGLTARIIRGGLLRVGDAVLVLPAEAPAADQ; the protein is encoded by the coding sequence ATGGCCTTCCCTTTCTTCGGCGACGATAAATCGAAAATTGCGCAAATGCTGGCCACCCTGCCCCAGCAGGGCCGGGTGGAATGGATTGGTATCCGGCCGGTGCGCCGCGAGCCGCTGGTGAGTGTGCCCGAAGTGGAGGTGCTCACCGATGCCCGCCTGCAGGGCGACCATGCCCGGGTGAAAACCGGCGGCAAGCGGCAAGTGACGCTGGTGCAGCACGAGCACCTGATGGCCGTGGCGGGCTTTTTGGGTCAGCCGACGCCCGTAGACCCCGGCCGCCTACGCCGCAATCTGGTCGTCAGCGGCCTGAATTTGCTGGCCCTGAAAAACCGGCGGGTGCAGTTCGGGGAGGAAGTTATCCTCGAAATCACCGGCGAGTGCCACCCCTGCTCCCGCATGGAGGAAGAGCTGGGACCCGGCGGCTATAACGCCATGCGGGGCCACGGCGGCCTCACGGCCCGCATCATCCGGGGCGGCCTACTACGCGTGGGCGACGCCGTGCTGGTGCTGCCCGCCGAAGCGCCGGCCGCCGACCAGTAA
- a CDS encoding RibD family protein, with the protein MKRPHVICHMMSSVDGKILSSNWQDDDIYDTFAGYFEQYHATFTSQAWMCGRITMERDFTGGVQPAPQAPPQPLAREPFIGNKDATSFAVAVDARGKLGWDSNETGGDHIIEVLTEQVSDDYLYYLQQKQISYLFAGKTEVDFAAVLEQLAALFPIETLMLEGGGHLNGSLLNAGLIDELSLLVLPLADGTPKSPTTFEVSEYLTKGPATRLRLTQVQPLDNDVVWLKYRFDH; encoded by the coding sequence ATGAAAAGACCCCACGTAATTTGCCACATGATGTCGTCGGTGGACGGCAAAATCCTGTCGAGCAACTGGCAGGACGACGATATCTACGACACCTTTGCCGGCTACTTCGAGCAGTACCACGCCACGTTTACCAGCCAGGCCTGGATGTGCGGGCGCATTACCATGGAGCGGGATTTTACGGGCGGCGTGCAGCCCGCCCCGCAGGCTCCACCCCAGCCCCTGGCCCGGGAGCCGTTTATCGGCAATAAAGACGCTACCTCCTTTGCCGTGGCCGTGGATGCCCGCGGCAAGCTGGGCTGGGACTCGAACGAAACCGGCGGCGACCATATCATCGAGGTGCTGACCGAGCAGGTAAGCGACGACTACCTCTACTACCTGCAGCAAAAGCAGATTTCCTACCTGTTTGCCGGAAAAACGGAAGTCGATTTTGCCGCCGTGCTGGAGCAGCTGGCCGCCCTGTTTCCCATCGAGACGCTGATGCTCGAAGGCGGCGGCCACCTCAACGGCTCCTTGCTCAACGCCGGCCTCATCGACGAGCTCAGCCTGCTCGTGCTGCCCCTGGCCGACGGCACGCCCAAGTCGCCCACCACCTTTGAAGTCAGCGAGTACCTGACCAAGGGCCCCGCCACCCGCCTGCGCCTCACCCAGGTACAGCCGCTCGACAACGACGTGGTGTGGCTCAAGTACCGCTTCGACCATTAA
- a CDS encoding putative quinol monooxygenase, whose protein sequence is MQTKVLPLLILMLAAGLLTLLANGRAAAQVPSSGQLVRLAKLEIHPAELERYRAALKEEIENSLRLEPGVLTLYAVAEKANPTRITILEIYASHEAYQAHLLTPHFRKYKNGTQAMVKSLELVETDPLVPAVQVKQ, encoded by the coding sequence ATGCAAACCAAAGTACTTCCCCTCCTCATTCTCATGCTGGCGGCCGGCCTGCTGACGTTGCTGGCCAACGGCCGCGCCGCGGCGCAAGTCCCGTCGAGCGGTCAGCTGGTGCGGCTAGCCAAGCTCGAAATTCATCCGGCCGAATTGGAACGCTACCGAGCTGCCCTGAAAGAGGAAATCGAGAATTCTCTACGGCTGGAGCCCGGGGTGCTGACGCTCTACGCCGTAGCAGAAAAGGCTAACCCAACCCGAATTACCATTCTGGAAATATACGCCAGCCACGAGGCCTACCAAGCGCATCTGCTGACCCCGCATTTTCGGAAGTACAAGAACGGGACCCAGGCAATGGTGAAGTCCCTGGAGCTGGTCGAAACCGACCCTTTAGTGCCTGCCGTGCAGGTGAAGCAGTAG
- a CDS encoding VIT1/CCC1 transporter family protein → MASHVHPHPHPEDHLTSSAMLQDIVIGLSDGLTVPFALAAGLSGAVQSSALVITAGLAEIVAGSIAMGLGGYLAGRTEVDHYAAELAREYREVREVPEVERAEVRDLLAEIGLSETTRELAVRELTADPEQWVKFMMKYELGLEKPDPRQAPKSAATISLAYAAGGLIPLSAYFFTATPTEGLLWSAVITLVCLLLFGYLKSRLTGQPPLTGALKMAGIGALAAGAAFFVARQFSE, encoded by the coding sequence ATGGCGTCGCACGTTCACCCCCACCCCCACCCCGAAGACCACCTGACCAGCTCGGCCATGCTGCAGGACATCGTCATTGGCCTCTCCGACGGGCTGACCGTGCCCTTTGCCCTGGCCGCGGGCCTGAGCGGGGCCGTGCAGTCGTCGGCGCTGGTGATTACGGCCGGGCTGGCCGAAATCGTGGCCGGCTCCATTGCCATGGGCCTGGGCGGCTACCTGGCCGGCCGCACCGAGGTAGACCACTACGCGGCCGAGCTGGCCCGCGAGTACCGGGAAGTGCGGGAAGTGCCCGAGGTGGAGCGGGCCGAAGTGCGCGACCTGCTGGCCGAAATCGGCTTGTCGGAAACCACCCGGGAGCTGGCCGTGCGGGAACTCACCGCCGACCCCGAGCAGTGGGTAAAGTTCATGATGAAGTACGAGCTGGGCCTGGAGAAGCCCGACCCGCGGCAGGCGCCCAAAAGCGCCGCCACCATCAGCCTGGCCTACGCCGCCGGGGGCCTCATCCCGCTGAGTGCCTACTTTTTTACGGCGACGCCCACCGAGGGCCTGCTGTGGTCGGCCGTTATTACCCTGGTCTGTTTGCTGCTGTTTGGCTACCTGAAAAGCCGGCTCACCGGGCAGCCGCCCCTCACCGGGGCCCTGAAGATGGCCGGCATCGGAGCATTGGCCGCCGGGGCGGCTTTTTTCGTGGCCCGGCAGTTTAGTGAGTAA
- a CDS encoding TetR/AcrR family transcriptional regulator: MTEKRDDKRNQILQAAAQCFSRFGYDKTTLQDIGDAARLNKASLYYYYKNKEDLFIQVVLREAERYLSALQEQVQPLTRATDKILAYLTGRLDYYRLVLNLHQLSIESLQRLEPMFDDVYQAVREQELAFLGELLREGVADREFLKLQPERAADALLAVADGLKHEAVQRSRTRFAHEVDYGPVQEKMTYTLTLLLNGLRK; encoded by the coding sequence ATGACAGAAAAACGGGACGACAAGCGTAATCAGATTCTGCAGGCGGCGGCCCAATGCTTCAGCCGGTTCGGCTACGACAAAACCACCCTGCAGGACATCGGCGACGCGGCCCGGCTCAACAAGGCTTCGCTGTATTACTACTACAAAAACAAGGAAGACCTCTTCATTCAGGTGGTGCTGCGCGAGGCGGAGCGCTACCTGAGCGCCTTGCAAGAGCAGGTGCAGCCCCTGACCCGGGCCACCGACAAAATCCTAGCCTACCTCACCGGCCGCCTCGACTATTACCGGCTGGTGCTGAATCTGCACCAGCTCAGCATCGAGAGCCTGCAGCGCCTGGAGCCCATGTTCGACGACGTGTACCAGGCCGTGCGCGAGCAGGAGCTGGCCTTTCTCGGCGAGCTGCTGCGGGAGGGCGTCGCCGACCGGGAGTTTCTGAAGCTACAGCCCGAGCGCGCCGCCGACGCCCTGCTGGCCGTGGCCGACGGCCTGAAGCACGAGGCCGTGCAACGCTCCCGCACCCGCTTTGCCCACGAGGTAGACTACGGCCCGGTGCAGGAGAAAATGACCTACACCCTGACGCTGCTGCTCAACGGCCTGCGGAAGTAG
- a CDS encoding cupin domain-containing protein encodes MSYQEQPLPAPQGATQAPAANFTGLAWVKMLVGAGNPTDCTVGEVTFEAGARNNWHSHPSGQILVVTAGAGYYQEQGQPARLLHPGEAVSIAPGVVHWHGATASSRFTHLAINPGISQGVATWGAPVTEAEYQAAHA; translated from the coding sequence ATGAGCTACCAAGAACAACCGCTGCCCGCGCCGCAGGGCGCTACGCAAGCCCCGGCCGCCAATTTCACCGGCCTTGCCTGGGTTAAAATGCTGGTCGGGGCCGGCAACCCGACCGACTGCACCGTGGGCGAAGTAACCTTCGAGGCCGGGGCCCGCAACAACTGGCACTCCCACCCCAGCGGCCAGATTCTGGTCGTGACGGCCGGGGCGGGCTACTACCAGGAGCAGGGCCAGCCGGCCCGCCTGCTCCACCCCGGCGAGGCAGTGAGCATTGCCCCCGGCGTGGTGCACTGGCACGGGGCCACGGCCAGCAGCCGCTTTACCCACCTGGCCATCAACCCCGGCATTAGTCAGGGCGTGGCCACCTGGGGCGCCCCGGTTACCGAGGCCGAATACCAGGCCGCTCACGCATAA
- a CDS encoding helix-turn-helix domain-containing protein, whose protein sequence is MYSFSSKPLIPVYTSEHNGLTGGKGSQPFTIVQSEGALVYEEDLLIPHRKAYYLLVFVQQNQGRHWVDMTSYERKNRTLYFTAPHQILVKEAPTPFWGTYLTFTPEFLSLQQHAALRELPLIQNPHHGHELLLSDADWAFAEDLLAKLAAEYQRPGEWQHRMLTAYLTVLLTYLSRLYTEQFTGGELTADQLLLRTYRARIEESFRELHEVSAYAERLHISAGHLSEVVKAQSGRPASKHIHERLVLEARRLLFYTSLSLKEIAFDLGFSDASYFNRFFKREVGVTPAEYRSSIREMYQ, encoded by the coding sequence ATGTATTCGTTTTCCAGCAAGCCCCTTATTCCGGTTTATACGTCCGAGCACAACGGCCTTACCGGCGGCAAAGGCAGCCAGCCCTTCACCATCGTGCAGTCGGAAGGGGCGCTGGTGTACGAGGAGGATTTGCTGATTCCCCACCGCAAGGCCTATTACCTGCTCGTGTTTGTGCAGCAGAACCAGGGCCGGCACTGGGTGGACATGACTTCCTACGAGCGCAAAAACCGCACGCTCTACTTCACGGCTCCCCACCAGATTCTGGTGAAAGAAGCGCCCACGCCGTTCTGGGGCACCTACCTGACTTTCACCCCCGAGTTTCTGAGCTTGCAGCAGCACGCGGCCCTGCGGGAGCTGCCCCTGATTCAGAACCCCCACCACGGCCACGAACTGCTGCTCTCCGACGCCGACTGGGCCTTCGCCGAAGACCTGCTGGCCAAGCTGGCCGCCGAGTACCAGCGCCCCGGCGAGTGGCAGCACCGCATGCTCACGGCCTACCTGACGGTGCTGCTCACCTACCTGAGCCGGCTCTACACCGAGCAGTTTACCGGCGGCGAGCTGACGGCCGACCAGCTGCTGCTGCGCACCTACCGGGCCCGGATTGAGGAAAGCTTCCGCGAATTGCACGAGGTCAGCGCCTACGCCGAGCGGCTCCACATTTCGGCCGGGCACCTGAGCGAGGTCGTCAAGGCCCAGAGCGGGCGGCCGGCCAGCAAGCACATTCACGAGCGGCTGGTGCTCGAGGCCCGCCGCCTGCTGTTTTACACGTCCCTCTCGCTCAAGGAAATTGCCTTCGACCTGGGCTTTTCCGACGCTTCCTACTTCAACCGCTTCTTCAAGCGCGAAGTGGGCGTGACCCCGGCCGAGTACCGCAGCAGCATCCGCGAAATGTACCAGTAA
- a CDS encoding sugar O-acetyltransferase, producing MKTQPRSIFERELAGEVISLDDPEYPLIYAIIRKAIRLTSELNALTVESNEQVNRVFSELINKPVDETFFFIPPFYTDFGHNIRIGRHVFVNHACTFMDRGGITLEDNVLVGPKVNLITTNHPTEPGQRRSTISLPIVLKQGAWLGANVTVMPGVTIGENAIVGAGAVVTKDVAANTIVAGVPARVVKHL from the coding sequence ATGAAAACCCAACCCCGAAGCATTTTCGAGCGGGAGCTGGCCGGCGAGGTCATTTCCCTCGACGACCCGGAATACCCGCTGATTTACGCCATCATCCGCAAGGCCATCCGGCTTACCTCCGAGCTAAATGCCCTGACGGTGGAAAGCAACGAGCAAGTCAACCGCGTGTTCAGCGAGCTGATCAACAAGCCCGTGGACGAGACCTTCTTCTTTATTCCGCCCTTTTACACCGACTTCGGCCACAACATCCGCATTGGCCGCCACGTCTTCGTCAACCACGCCTGCACCTTCATGGACCGGGGCGGCATCACGCTGGAAGACAATGTGCTGGTAGGCCCCAAGGTGAACCTGATTACCACCAACCACCCCACCGAGCCCGGGCAGCGGCGCAGCACTATTTCTTTGCCCATCGTGCTCAAGCAAGGGGCTTGGCTCGGGGCCAACGTGACGGTGATGCCGGGCGTGACCATCGGCGAAAACGCCATTGTGGGGGCCGGGGCCGTTGTCACCAAAGACGTGGCGGCCAATACCATTGTGGCCGGCGTCCCGGCCCGGGTGGTCAAGCACTTATGA
- a CDS encoding NAD(P)-dependent alcohol dehydrogenase: MIETKAYAAQTPDTDLAPWTFERRDVGPHDVQIEIAFCGVCHSDLHQIRNEWFPGIFPMVPGHEIVGRITKVGEHVKKFAAGQLAGVGCMVDSCQVCYNCKDGLEQYCVEGNTQTYNNLGRDGVPTYGGYSNTIVVREEFVVSVSDKLDLAAVAPLLCAGITTYSPLKYWNVGKGHKLAVVGLGGLGHMGVKFGVAFGADVTVLSTSPSKEADAKALGAHHFVVTSDAEQLKAVQGSFDYILDTVAADHDVPMYLSLLKTSGTHILVGAPPKPLEIPAFALIPGRKSVSGSTIGGIAETQEMLDFCAEHNIVSDIELIDIKDINQAYERMVKGDVRYRFVIDIASL, translated from the coding sequence ATGATCGAAACGAAAGCCTACGCGGCCCAAACGCCCGACACCGACCTCGCCCCCTGGACCTTCGAGCGCCGCGACGTCGGGCCGCACGACGTGCAGATCGAAATTGCCTTCTGCGGCGTGTGCCACTCCGATTTGCACCAGATCCGCAACGAATGGTTTCCCGGCATCTTCCCCATGGTGCCTGGTCACGAAATCGTGGGCCGCATCACCAAAGTCGGCGAGCATGTCAAGAAATTCGCCGCCGGTCAGCTCGCCGGCGTGGGCTGCATGGTCGACTCCTGCCAGGTGTGCTACAACTGCAAGGACGGCCTGGAGCAGTACTGCGTGGAAGGCAACACCCAGACTTACAACAACCTCGGCCGGGACGGGGTGCCGACCTACGGTGGCTACTCCAACACCATCGTGGTGCGCGAGGAGTTCGTGGTCAGCGTGTCCGACAAGCTCGACCTGGCCGCCGTGGCCCCGCTGCTCTGCGCCGGTATTACCACCTACTCGCCCCTGAAGTACTGGAACGTGGGCAAGGGCCATAAGCTGGCCGTGGTCGGCCTGGGCGGCCTGGGTCACATGGGCGTCAAGTTCGGCGTGGCCTTCGGGGCCGATGTGACCGTGCTCAGCACCTCGCCTTCCAAGGAGGCCGACGCCAAAGCCCTCGGCGCCCACCACTTCGTGGTGACTTCCGACGCGGAGCAGCTCAAGGCCGTGCAGGGCTCGTTCGACTATATCCTCGACACCGTGGCCGCCGACCACGACGTGCCCATGTACCTGTCGTTGCTCAAGACCAGCGGCACCCACATTCTGGTGGGCGCCCCGCCCAAGCCCCTGGAAATTCCGGCCTTCGCCCTGATTCCGGGCCGCAAGAGCGTGTCGGGCTCCACCATCGGCGGCATTGCCGAAACCCAGGAAATGCTGGACTTCTGCGCCGAGCATAACATCGTGTCCGACATCGAGCTGATTGACATTAAGGACATCAACCAGGCCTACGAGCGGATGGTGAAAGGCGACGTGCGCTACCGCTTCGTCATCGACATAGCCAGTCTGTAA
- a CDS encoding DUF2490 domain-containing protein — protein MNKALCVVAALGGLVSHHTARAQTPGTWGNWYIGTLVLPGSVEKKWGGYVEVQARSNGLFRQYFYNELKGGLSYDLDKNFTVLLGGGRYGTFAAPGPINVEKRLWQQLVINQFLSRLKLEHRYRIEQRWLTYKAEDSTAFRQRLRYRLNAFLPLNKRTITDHTAFLSVYDEIFLNPKGPVFERNRVYAGLGYQFSAHLNLQLGWLRQANYSQPRLQQGQLTPLSTSAKNNLVLSVMYKLAHRASTPRPESVPSQPD, from the coding sequence ATGAACAAAGCCCTGTGCGTAGTAGCGGCCCTCGGGGGCCTAGTCAGCCACCACACCGCCCGTGCCCAAACGCCCGGTACCTGGGGCAACTGGTACATCGGCACGCTCGTGCTGCCGGGCAGCGTGGAGAAAAAGTGGGGGGGCTACGTGGAAGTGCAGGCCCGTTCCAATGGTTTGTTTCGGCAGTACTTCTACAACGAGCTCAAGGGCGGCCTGAGCTACGATCTGGACAAGAACTTCACCGTGCTGCTGGGTGGGGGGCGCTACGGCACCTTTGCCGCGCCGGGGCCCATCAACGTGGAAAAGCGCCTGTGGCAGCAGCTGGTCATCAACCAGTTTCTGAGTCGCCTCAAGCTGGAGCACCGCTACCGGATAGAGCAACGCTGGCTGACCTACAAGGCCGAGGACAGCACCGCGTTTCGGCAGCGCCTGCGCTATCGGCTCAACGCCTTTCTGCCCCTGAACAAGCGCACCATCACCGACCACACCGCCTTCCTATCGGTCTACGACGAGATTTTCCTGAATCCTAAGGGGCCCGTATTTGAGCGGAACCGCGTGTACGCCGGCCTGGGCTACCAGTTTAGCGCCCACCTGAACCTGCAGCTGGGCTGGCTCCGGCAGGCCAACTACAGCCAGCCCCGCCTGCAACAGGGCCAGCTGACGCCCCTGAGCACGTCGGCCAAAAATAACCTGGTGCTGAGCGTGATGTACAAGCTGGCCCACCGCGCCTCCACGCCCCGGCCCGAGTCGGTGCCGTCCCAGCCCGACTAA